The Winogradskyella schleiferi genome contains the following window.
ATAAAGACACTCAGGTAATACTTTGTGCTGGTGCTCCAGATACACCGGAAATTGGTAAAGAAATGGAAGACGCCGTAAAAGAAGCGTCAAAAACTAGGGATAATATAGTGTGGATTGATAAAATGCTCGACAAAAAAGATGTTATCCAACTTTATTCTCATGCCGATGTATTTTGTTGTCCTTCTATTTATGAGCCGTTCGGAATTATAAACATTGAAGCCATGGCTTGTGAAACAGCAGTAGTAGCAAGTGCTGTTGGTGGCATAAAAGAGGTAGTGGTTGAAGGAGAAACCGGATTATTGATTTCATTAGAACAACAAAAATCCGCACCCTTCGAGCCTGTAAACGCAGATCAGTTTTCAAAGGATTTAGCAGCAGGAATTAACAAAGTCATTAACGATAAGGAATTACAACATAGAATGGCAAAAAACGGTCGAAAACGCGTCGAAGATTATTTCGATTGGAGAGCCATTGCAAAACAAACAGAAGCTATATATAAATCTTTAATAGATAAAAAATGATAAACGACAAAGTCTTAAGTATAATTCTTGGAGGTGGTCAAGGTTCAAGATTATACCCACTTACCGAAAAACGATCAAAACCAGCCGTACCTATAGCAGGAAAATATCGATTAGTGGATATTCCAATTTCAAATTGTATCAATTCGGAAATAAAACGCATGTTCGTGTTGACGCAGTTTAATTCGGCGTCCTTAAATAAACATATAAAAAACACCTATCACTTTAGTTTTTTTAGCTCTGCATTTGTGGATGTATTGGCTGCTGAACAAACTATTAGCAGTGGCGAATGGTTTCAAGGAACTGCTGATGCGGTACGCCAAAGTATGCATCACTTTTTACAACATGATTTTGAATATGCCTTAATTTTATCTGGTGATCAGTTATACCAAATGGATTATAATGAAATGATTGATGCGCATATTGAAGCTAAAGCCGATATTTCAGTTGGAACATATCCTGTTAATGCCAAAGACGGAACGTCATTTGGTATTTTAAAAACAGACGATACCAATAAGATCACATCATTTACAGAAAAACCGTCACTGGAAGAAATAGTAAATTGGAAATCTGAGGTAAGTGATGAAATGAAACGAGATGGACGTGAATATTTAGGGTCCACAGGTATTTATATATTCAACAAGGATTTACTTGTAAAATTAATGGAAGATAAAAGTACGGTCGATTTTGGAAAGGAAATCATTCCTCAGAGTATTGATAAGTGCAAGGTGATGAGTTATCCATTTGAAGGCTATTGGACGGACATCGGAAATATAGATTCATTTTTTGAAGCTAACCTTGGCTTAACGGACGATATACCACAGTTTAATCTTTACGATTTGGATAATCGTGTGTATACAAATGCACGTATATTACCAACATCTAAAATCTCTGGAACCAATTTAAATAGAGCAGTCATTGCTGAGGGTTGCATTATTCATGCTGCAACTATTGAAAAATCCGTAATTGGTATTAGATCTAGGATCGGTAAGGAATCTACAATTATAAATACATATATGATGGGAAGCGACCTTTATGAATCTTTAGAGGATATTGAGTCTAAAAAGATTGAGGTGCTTATGGGAATTGGTGAACGTTGTTTTATTAAAAATGCTATAATTGACAAGAACTGTCGCATTGGTGATGACGTTAGAATAAATGGTGGAAAACATCTTGAAGATGCCGAAACAGATACGTATGTTATCAAAGAAGGTATCGTTGTGGTAAAGAAAGATGCCACTATTCCTTCTGGTACTATTATTTAAAAATAGGAGACAGTTGAATTGGTTGTAATGAAATTTTATAGCTTTAACCAAAGACCAAAAGGAAAACATTTTGGTCTTTGATTTTTAAATCAATTTTTGAAGTAAATTACGCACTTGCCCAGAATCTTTCACTTGATATTTGGCTTTGGTCTTTGTAAATCCAACTTTAATGGTATAAGCCGATTCTGGTGCTTCTTCAAACATGTATTCGTCAGTCCAATCATCACCAATTATGGTGATAAAGTCATAATCTTCTCCCATTAACAAACGATTGACTACACGTCCTTTATTCACATTACTGCTTTTAATCTCTATCACTTTATTGCCTTCTAAAATAGATAAGTCGTTATTAGATACCATGCTAGTAAGCACTGTATTTAGCTCTAAAGTCCGGATTTTGGCAAGTTCTGGATCCGCAGTTCTGTAATGCCAAGCTAAAGAATACTTTTTTGTTTCTATAAAAGTTCCTGGAGTTCTATCTACAAAAGTTTCTAAAATTGGCTGTATGTTTTGCATCCAATCCGTTTTCAAACGCTCTAATTCAGTCCATTTAGAATTTTGATATATCCAAACTCCGTGATCGGTAACTAAATTGTAGGGTTTATGCCCAAACCATCGCTGAAAAGTTTCTTTATCTCGGCCACTAATTAAAACTAAATTCGCTTTTTCATTAAGTTGATCTAAAAGATTATAGAGTTCCTCATCTGGTGCAGCGTCTTGTGGATTGTCTTTGAAGCCAACAAGCGTACCATCATAATCTAAAAGCAACAGTTTTTTATTTTTAGTTTTGAAATTCTCCAATAATTCGTTTTCGTAGTCAGTGGTTAGTTTCTTAGTAATAATATCACTTTTGGCGGCTTTGGTATTATCTAACGCTTTTAAGAATTCCGTAGCCCATTTTTCCACATCGTAGCGTTTCAAACGTTTTTGTAGCCAATTTATACGCGTTTCTTGTTCTTTTAAAGGCATAGTTAATGCCTTATGCAGACTTGCGGCAAAATCTTCGTAACTATTAGGATTAATGAGTAAGGCTTCATTCATCTCTTTGGACGCTCCGGCCATTTCGCTCAAAATGAGAACACCATTGCCTTGAGTTCGTGTGGCGATATACTCTTTTGCAACGAGATTCATTCCATCCCTTATTGGTGTAATCAATGCAACATCTGATGATATATATAAATCAATTAAGTTCTCAAAAGGCATTGATCTGTAAAAATACCAAACAGGTGTCCAGCTTACAGTAGCAAATTTGCCATTAACCCTACCAACTAACTCATCAGTATCTCGTTTTAATTTCTGATATTGAGGAACATTGGTACGCGATGGAACAGCTAACATCACCAATCGAACTTTTTCTTTGTATTGCGGATATGTATCCAAAAAATATTCAAAAGCTTTTATTCTATTAGGAATTCCTTTGGTATAG
Protein-coding sequences here:
- a CDS encoding glucose-1-phosphate adenylyltransferase; the protein is MINDKVLSIILGGGQGSRLYPLTEKRSKPAVPIAGKYRLVDIPISNCINSEIKRMFVLTQFNSASLNKHIKNTYHFSFFSSAFVDVLAAEQTISSGEWFQGTADAVRQSMHHFLQHDFEYALILSGDQLYQMDYNEMIDAHIEAKADISVGTYPVNAKDGTSFGILKTDDTNKITSFTEKPSLEEIVNWKSEVSDEMKRDGREYLGSTGIYIFNKDLLVKLMEDKSTVDFGKEIIPQSIDKCKVMSYPFEGYWTDIGNIDSFFEANLGLTDDIPQFNLYDLDNRVYTNARILPTSKISGTNLNRAVIAEGCIIHAATIEKSVIGIRSRIGKESTIINTYMMGSDLYESLEDIESKKIEVLMGIGERCFIKNAIIDKNCRIGDDVRINGGKHLEDAETDTYVIKEGIVVVKKDATIPSGTII
- a CDS encoding bifunctional alpha,alpha-trehalose-phosphate synthase (UDP-forming)/trehalose-phosphatase; its protein translation is MNKTIIVSNRLPLQVSIHDNTLEVTPSVGGLATGMKSVHAEGNGIWVGWSGIPENELSPELSEEVQHKIQKEKCVSVPLTSEDIEEYYEGFSNRALWPLFHYFMEYTDFEQNEWEAYKRVNEKFAEVVVENLNDGDTVWVHDYQLLLLPQLIKDKKPNITIGFFLHIPFPSYEIFRTFPWREEILTGMLGADLLGFHTYDYERHFLSSVKRILRLEVNFNVINFDDRIVKVDSFPMGIDYEKFYNAALKQHSDTYEKSELKTRLEEHLTDDKKLILSIDRMDYTKGIPNRIKAFEYFLDTYPQYKEKVRLVMLAVPSRTNVPQYQKLKRDTDELVGRVNGKFATVSWTPVWYFYRSMPFENLIDLYISSDVALITPIRDGMNLVAKEYIATRTQGNGVLILSEMAGASKEMNEALLINPNSYEDFAASLHKALTMPLKEQETRINWLQKRLKRYDVEKWATEFLKALDNTKAAKSDIITKKLTTDYENELLENFKTKNKKLLLLDYDGTLVGFKDNPQDAAPDEELYNLLDQLNEKANLVLISGRDKETFQRWFGHKPYNLVTDHGVWIYQNSKWTELERLKTDWMQNIQPILETFVDRTPGTFIETKKYSLAWHYRTADPELAKIRTLELNTVLTSMVSNNDLSILEGNKVIEIKSSNVNKGRVVNRLLMGEDYDFITIIGDDWTDEYMFEEAPESAYTIKVGFTKTKAKYQVKDSGQVRNLLQKLI